The Blastopirellula sediminis sequence GCTTACTTCGCCCAGGGCTCTAGTCTCGGTCTCCGGTTTGGCGTTGCGCTCTGCGTATTCCTTGCAACATTGGCCGGGAACATTGTCGGGATCAAGTTCCTGCTGGGGCCTGCAGTGAGTTGGGTGATGCTGGTTCCCGTTTATTTTCAGCAGTACTTTCCGGCGCACGTCGGCCAAGAGGTCTTGTTCCTTTCTTGCGGAGTGGTGGGCGTGCTAATCGGCTTTCTGATCCTACGAGAAATGGAGCGTTTGCGAGTCCGTTAGAAGCCGGCTAAGTTGTTCCGATACCTGCCGCCTTACGGGCTCTCAACTCGGATCACCACGCGTTGGTAACGCGTAAGCGGTGGCGATCCGGCGTCGGTCGCTTCGCAGATCATGTGGATCTCTTCTCCCGGTTGCGCATCGTGCGGGATCGTGATCTTCGTTCGAGAAGAACTCGACTCGTCCAATTGCTTGCCCGGATAAGTTCCGGCCTCGACGTAATTCCACCAACGGAAGCTTAGCGCATCTCCGTCAGGATCGATGGTCGATGTCGCGTCGAGCGTTACTTCTTGGCCGGGAGAAGCCTTCAAAGCGAGCGGCGTATCCAACAGCTGGACGACCGGAGGATGATTGGCCGCAGCGTAGTCTTTTACGCACCAATCTGCACGGGCGGCGAAATCATTTTGCACCGGCGCCAACCATCGCCAGATCGGCTTGAAGTACTGGGTGCGCATCTGTTGTTCTGGCAGGTCGGCGACATTTTCCAACTTCTTCGACCAGCTGTTGCCAAAATGCCAACGCCCCTCGGGATGCTTCCAGTCATCGGCCGGAGGCGGATCCATCCAGACGTTGTTCCGTACTCGGACATGTCTTCCTCCCCAACCGCCCCAGTCCGGCGAATCGACGCTACGCAGGCCGTTCGGAATCGCGTGCAAGAAGGCAGGCGTATCCCCTTCCGCTTGAAAAGCTCCCTCCTTGGCCTCGTAGGCGGCGCATAACGGTCCATGATCGTTCAGAATATGCTGCCCCATCCACTCCGCTTCGAAGTATCGCTTGGTCTCTTCGGGGAGCACCTTCGGCCAGATGTAGGCCATGCAATCAAACTGATCCGAAATGATCGTCGGTATCTCGAACTGCTCCCAGTTCGGACGAATGTAGCTCTGATAGGTTTCATCCTGTTCCCAGATCAGGAACAGACGCAGCTTCCCTGCAACCTCTTTCATGCGTGACGGATGCTCTTCTTGGATGATCCGCAGCGCCCGAGCGATTGTGTTGCATCCTCCCCAGGCCTGAATCCAAATGGGGCGAGGATCACTGTCGTCCAACAGAATGTTGGCGATGAACTCCGCCCCTTCGGTACGAATCTCATCCTCACCAATCGCGCTGATGTTGCCGACCTTCCAGCGACTCTTCAGATACTCAGGCGACGGATAGTTGGGATCGTGCAACAACAGGTTGTCGTACACTTGGGCGTAAAGGTCGATGTACTCGTCGACCCACGCAACCGGATGGAACGCGTTCCAACCTTCTCCCCCTTCCCAATGAAACTGGGAACTGCTGTTAACGATCGCCTCGACCTCAAACTCATTGCAGGTCAGCAGGAAGCGAACCATCGAGCAGCGATCATCCGCCTCGCCATCGGTGGTGACGATCACCCGCGGCCTGTCGACGATGGGAGACGACAAGTCTTTCGTAGCGGCCGCGTGAGTTTCCGACGCGTCGTCGTCTACAATCGGCGGGTCAGGGGATTCCCTCTGGCAAGCGAGCGATAAGAGGACGACCGATGCAAGGGCCAGATGGATGACGTGAAGAGAGCGGGGCATAGGATCGGCTTCAGACGAGGCGACATGGAAACCGCGTTGAACGAAAAGTCATGTTGCCAATCATTTTACCGACCGAATCCGTTAACCGGCAAATGCAACGCAACTCGGGTGATCCAACCGCCTACTGATGCAGATCCCGCAGCGCCGGTTCCAGCGTCGGAAACTGAAACTCAAACCCCGCTTCCGCCAGGCGCTTCGATACGACGTAACGACCGTAGAGGGCCAGTTCCGGATCGGTGCGAAATACGAGTGGGGCTCCGATACGAACCATCCACTCGAAGGCCGGCAAGCCAATTGGCATCCGAACCACCTGGCGAAGCGTCCGCATGAAGTCGACTTGCGACACGGGATTCGGCGCCGAGGCGATGTAGACGCCTGACATCGAGTCGTCGGTGATCGCTTGGGAGAACAATTTGTTGAAGTCGGCTTCGTGCATCCAGGACATCCCCTGCGTCCCTTTGCCGACTCGACCACCTAACCCAATTCTGGCAAGCAGGCGAAGCGTCGCTAATGCGCCGCCGCCAGCGCCGCGATCTCGCCCGATCACAAAACTGGTCCGCATGATCACGCCGCGCTGTTGCGGCAGCTTGCTTTCGGCAAACGCAGCTTCCCAGGCATGGCCAATGGTGGGCGCGAAACCGATCCCCGTGGCCGAGTCTTCGGTGCAGATGGCCGCCGGAGGATCGCCGTAAATATGGGCGGTGCTCATTTGCACCCAAACCGGCGGCGGGCTGCCGACGGTTCGCATCGCGGCGCCAAGGGCCCGCGTCGATTCTACCCGCGACCTTAAGATCTCATCCTGATGGTCGGGCGTCTTGATGCAGTTCACCGTCCGGCCCGCCAGGTTAACGACGGCGTCGGCTCCGTCGAGCGTGCTGACCCATTCCCCTGGCGTTCGCCCATCCCAGAAAAGATGCGTCCAGCGGCCGTCCGCCTGCGGCCGAGACCGCGAAAGAATGACGACCTCTCCGCCGGCCCTCGACAAATGTTCCGCCAGAGACAAACCGAGAAACCCGCTGCCGCCGGCGATTACGATTCGTTTGCCCGAGAGATTGGTCATCACACCGTTTTCCGGAAATTCCAACAGGCCAAAGCTGCTGGAATGATAACCGCAAATGATGCTCGAAGTTCACTGCAAACGAGCGACGACGTCTGGAGTAACGACGAGCCTAGTCGTCGTCATCATCGTCGTCGTCGTCCTCCACTTCCGCAAAGACGAACGCCGATCGCACCGGGGCCGGCATCGGAGAGTTGGCGCCGCGGACGCTGCGCCAGACGATCTCTCCAAACAACAGGTCGTCGGCTGCATCTTCGGAACTGAGGTCCAACTGCTCTGACAGCTTTGCCCCCCAGGCATACTTGTCGTTCTTGGCGTTCACGTCGACCTGGGCCGGAATCGCCGCGTAGGGAGTTAGATCGGGATCGGCCAGGAAAGAAGCGTGCATCGGCGTGGCGGCGGCGTCGAACTGCGTCATTGGCGGCATGCCGAGAATGAGTTCCATCGTCCGCAACATACTGGAGGTGGAATAGAGCGTGGAGTCCAAGCCCCGCTTTTGCGTATACGGACTGATCGCCAGCGCGACGGTGCGGTGAGCGTCGACATGATCGCTCCCATTCTGCGCATCGTCCTGAACGACGAAGATGGCGGTCTGGGGCCAGGCCTTGCTATGGGAAATGGCGTCGACGACCCTTCCTAGCGCAGCGTCATTGTCCGCCACCATGGCCGTCGGCGTCGGCTTTCCAATCCGCGTTCCGTAGGTATGGTCGTTGGGCAATCTCAAGATGATGAACGAAGGAAGGTTATCTTCCTCGATGAACTGATTCCAGCGGCGGATGAATTGATCGGCCCGCTTCGCGTCGGGGTAGTCGAGGTCGTACGACCGAAACTGCGGGTCGAAGTGGCCTTGGAGGGCTGCTATTTTGGTCGTCGCGGGGGCGTTCGGAGTTTTCCCATT is a genomic window containing:
- a CDS encoding TIGR01777 family oxidoreductase: MTNLSGKRIVIAGGSGFLGLSLAEHLSRAGGEVVILSRSRPQADGRWTHLFWDGRTPGEWVSTLDGADAVVNLAGRTVNCIKTPDHQDEILRSRVESTRALGAAMRTVGSPPPVWVQMSTAHIYGDPPAAICTEDSATGIGFAPTIGHAWEAAFAESKLPQQRGVIMRTSFVIGRDRGAGGGALATLRLLARIGLGGRVGKGTQGMSWMHEADFNKLFSQAITDDSMSGVYIASAPNPVSQVDFMRTLRQVVRMPIGLPAFEWMVRIGAPLVFRTDPELALYGRYVVSKRLAEAGFEFQFPTLEPALRDLHQ
- a CDS encoding nucleoside hydrolase-like domain-containing protein, whose product is MPRSLHVIHLALASVVLLSLACQRESPDPPIVDDDASETHAAATKDLSSPIVDRPRVIVTTDGEADDRCSMVRFLLTCNEFEVEAIVNSSSQFHWEGGEGWNAFHPVAWVDEYIDLYAQVYDNLLLHDPNYPSPEYLKSRWKVGNISAIGEDEIRTEGAEFIANILLDDSDPRPIWIQAWGGCNTIARALRIIQEEHPSRMKEVAGKLRLFLIWEQDETYQSYIRPNWEQFEIPTIISDQFDCMAYIWPKVLPEETKRYFEAEWMGQHILNDHGPLCAAYEAKEGAFQAEGDTPAFLHAIPNGLRSVDSPDWGGWGGRHVRVRNNVWMDPPPADDWKHPEGRWHFGNSWSKKLENVADLPEQQMRTQYFKPIWRWLAPVQNDFAARADWCVKDYAAANHPPVVQLLDTPLALKASPGQEVTLDATSTIDPDGDALSFRWWNYVEAGTYPGKQLDESSSSRTKITIPHDAQPGEEIHMICEATDAGSPPLTRYQRVVIRVESP